The Cucumis melo cultivar AY chromosome 6, USDA_Cmelo_AY_1.0, whole genome shotgun sequence genome includes a region encoding these proteins:
- the LOC103483770 gene encoding pyruvate, phosphate dikinase, chloroplastic isoform X1, with product MAGLIGEEIMSSLMHGSLLQTIADCDQGLLRRGKYHLGHTNLLKEKHSSLRANRGGRSKGICCQDLHISSPKPERHEPSNRHGSRADAVLSPVIPTTKKRVFTFGKGRSEGNKSMKSLLGGKGANLAEMASIGLSVPPGLTISTEACQEYQENGNRLPDGLWEEILEGLESIEKDMGAVLGDPSKPLLLSVRSGAAISMPGMMDTVLNLGLNDEVVAGLAAKSGERFAYDSYRRFLDMFGNVVMGISHSLFEEKLENLKIAKGIELDTDLTASDLKELVEQYKEVYIEATGKTFPSDPKQQLQLAVKAVFNSWDSPRANKYRSINQITGLKGTAVNIQSMVFGNMGYTSGTGVLFTRNPSTGEKKLYGEFLINAQGEDVVAGIRTPEDLDTMKDHMPEAYKELVENCEILERHYKDMMDIEFTVQENRLWMLQCRSGKRTGKGAVKIAVDLVNEGLVDTRTAIKMVEPQHLDQLLHPQFEDPSAYKDQVVATGLPASPGAAVGQIVFSADDAEAWHAQGKSAILVRAETSPEDVGGMHAATGILTARGGMTSHAAVVARGWGKCCVSGCSDIRVNDSEKVLVIGDLVINEGDWISLNGSTGEVILGKQPLSPPALSGDLETFMSWADQIRRLKVMANADTPEDALTARNNGAQGIGLCRTEHMFFASDERIRAVRKMIMAVTVEQRKSALDLLLPYQRSDFEGIFRAMDGLPVTIRLLDPPLHEFLPEGDLEEIVKGLTAETGMSEDEVFSRIEKLSEVNPMLGFRGCRLGISYPELTEMQARAIFQAAISMSNQGIKVLPEIMVPLVGTPQELKHQVSSIRGVAEKVFSEMGSSISYKVGTMIEIPRAALVADEIAKEAEFFSFGTNDLTQMTFGYSRDDVGKFLPIYISKGILQNDPFEVLDQKGVGQLIKLATEKGRAARPSLKVGICGEHGGEPSSVAFFAEAGLDYVSCSPFRFAISFYAFKSFMELNLSKRVRDIFKIKLETNLGSL from the exons ATGGCAGGGCTGATTGGAGAGGAAATAATGTCTTCCTTAATGCATGGATCACTGCTGCAAACTATAGCAGATTGTGATCAAGGATTGTTGAGGAGGGGAAAGTACCATTTGGGTCATACCAATCTTCTCAAAGAAAAACATTCATCTTTGAGGGCAAACAGAGGTGGTAGGAGTAAAGGTATTTGCTGCCAAGATTTGCATATCAGTAGTCCAAAGCCAGAGAGACATGAGCCTTCCAACCGTCACGGTTCAAGAGCTGATGCAGTCCTCAGTCCTGTTATACCTACTACCAAAAAG AGAGTATTCACTTTTGGAAAAGGAAGGAGTGAGGGTAACAAGAGCATGAAGTCCTTG TTGGGAGGGAAGGGAGCAAACCTTGCTGAGATGGCAAGCATCGGGTTGTCCGTTCCGCCTGGACTCACCATCTCAACTGAAGCATGCCAAGAGTACCAGGAAAATGGAAATAGATTACCAGATGGCTTGTGGGAAGAGATACTGGAAGGATTGGAAAGTATTGAAAAGGACATGGGAGCTGTTCTTGGAGATCCTTCAAAGCCTCTCCTTCTCTCGGTTCGGTCTGGTGCTGCT ATCTCAATGCCTGGAATGATGGATACTGTCCTTAACCTTGGATTAAATGACGAAGTGGTTGCTGGATTAGCTGCCAAAAGTGGAGAGCGCTTTGCTTACGACTCTTATCGGCGCTTTCTAGACATGTTTGGAAACGTT GTGATGGGCATTTCACATTCTTTGTTTGAGGAAAAGCTGGAAAACTTGAAAATTGCAAAAGGAATTGAACTTGATACCGATCTAACCGCCTCTGATCTTAAGGAGCTTGTGGAACAGTACAAGGAGGTTTACATCGAAGCTACGGGCAAAACGTTTCCTTCAG ACCCAAAACAGCAGTTGCAGTTAGCTGTCAAAGCAGTTTTCAACTCTTGGGATAGCCCAAGGGCCAACAAATATCGAAGCATCAATCAAATTACTGGGTTGAAGGGAACTGCCGTGAACATTCAATCCATGGTGTTTGGAAACATGGGATATACTTCTGGAACTGGAGTATTGTTCACTAGAAATCCAAGTACTGGTGAAAAGAAGTTGTATGGAGAGTTCCTCATCAATGCTCAG GGTGAGGACGTAGTTGCTGGGATAAGGACACCTGAGGACTTGGACACCATGAAAGATCATATGCCTGAAGCTTACAAAGAGCTGGTTGAGAATTGTGAAATTTTAGAGAGACATTACAAAGACATGATG GATATTGAGTTCACAGTCCAAGAAAATAGGCTATGGATGTTGCAATGTCGTTCTGGAAAACGCACGGGTAAAGGTGCTGTGAAGATAGCTGTTGATTTGGTGAATGAAGGACTTGTTGACACTCGTACTGCCATTAAGATGGTTGAGCCACAACATCTCGACCAACTTCTTCATCCTCAG TTTGAAGATCCATCTGCTTATAAGGACCAAGTAGTTGCGACAGGCTTGCCTGCATCTCCCGGTGCAGCAGTGGGGCAGATAGTATTCAGTGCCGACGACGCTGAAGCCTGGCATGCTCAGGGAAAGAGTGCCATCTTG GTAAGGGCAGAGACCAGCCCAGAGGATGTTGGTGGTATGCATGCTGCTACTGGAATTTTGACAGCTAGAGGTGGAATGACTTCTCATGCTGCCGTGGTCGCTCGTGGATGGGGGAAATGCTGCGTTTCTGGTTGTTCAGATATCAGAGTAAACGACTCTGAGAAG GTTCTTGTCATTGGAGATTTGGTAATCAATGAAGGTGACTGGATATCCCTCAATGGCTCTACAGGTGAAGTGATATTGGGAAAGCAGCCACTCTCTCCTCCAGCTTTAAGTGGGGATTTGGAGACCTTTATGTCTTGGGCTGATCAAATAAGACGTCTTAAG GTTATGGCCAACGCTGACACTCCTGAAGATGCTCTTACAGCTCGTAACAATGGAGCCCAAGGAATCGGCTTATGCAGGACAGAGCATATG TTCTTTGCATCTGATGAGAGGATCAGAGCTGTAAGGAAGATGATAATGGCAGTTACGGTCGAACAAAGGAAGTCGGCTTTGGACTTGCTATTACCTTATCAAAGATCCGATTTTGAGGGAATTTTCCGAGCAATGGATG GTCTTCCAGTGACTATTAGACTGTTGGACCCTCCACTCCATGAATTCCTTCCAGAAGGGGACCTGGAAGAAATTGTCAAAGGACTAACTGCAGAGACTGGAATGAGTGAAGATGAAGTGTTTTCTAGAATCGAGAAGCTCTCGGAAGTTAACCCAATGCTCGGTTTTCGCGGTTGCAG GCTTGGGATTTCATACCCGGAGCTGACGGAAATGCAAGCTCGTGCTATCTTCCAGGCTGCTATCTCAATGAGCAATCAAGGAATTAAAGTTTTGCCTGAGATAATGGTTCCATTGGTTGGAACGCCACAA GAACTTAAACATCAAGTCAGCTCAATTCGCGGTGTTGCTGAGAAGGTGTTCTCAGAGATGGGTTCCTCCATAAGTTACAAAGTGGGAACCATGATTGAAATTCCTAGAGCTGCTTTGGTTGCAGATGAG ATTGCAAAGGAAGCAGAGTTCTTCTCATTCGGGACCAATGATCTTACACAAATGACTTTTGGATACAGTAGAGATGATGTTGGCAAGTTTCTTCCTATTTATATATCCAAAGGAATTCTGCAAAATGACCCTTTTGAG GTGCTTGACCAAAAAGGAGTTGGGCAACTGATCAAGCTAGCTACAGAAAAAGGGAGGGCAGCTAGGCCAAGTTTGAAG GTTGGCATTTGTGGAGAACATGGAGGAGAGCCTTCATCTGTTGCATTCTTTGCTGAGGCTGGACTTGACTATGTTTCTTGTTCTCCTTTCAGGTTTGCTATTTCTTTTTACGCCTTTAAAAGTttcatggagttgaacttgAGTAAGCGAGTTCGTGatattttcaaaatcaagctAGAAACTAACTTGGGTTCCCTTTAG
- the LOC103483770 gene encoding pyruvate, phosphate dikinase, chloroplastic isoform X3: MAGLIGEEIMSSLMHGSLLQTIADCDQGLLRRGKYHLGHTNLLKEKHSSLRANRGGRSKGICCQDLHISSPKPERHEPSNRHGSRADAVLSPVIPTTKKRVFTFGKGRSEGNKSMKSLLGGKGANLAEMASIGLSVPPGLTISTEACQEYQENGNRLPDGLWEEILEGLESIEKDMGAVLGDPSKPLLLSVRSGAAISMPGMMDTVLNLGLNDEVVAGLAAKSGERFAYDSYRRFLDMFGNVVMGISHSLFEEKLENLKIAKGIELDTDLTASDLKELVEQYKEVYIEATGKTFPSDPKQQLQLAVKAVFNSWDSPRANKYRSINQITGLKGTAVNIQSMVFGNMGYTSGTGVLFTRNPSTGEKKLYGEFLINAQGEDVVAGIRTPEDLDTMKDHMPEAYKELVENCEILERHYKDMMDIEFTVQENRLWMLQCRSGKRTGKGAVKIAVDLVNEGLVDTRTAIKMVEPQHLDQLLHPQFEDPSAYKDQVVATGLPASPGAAVGQIVFSADDAEAWHAQGKSAILVRAETSPEDVGGMHAATGILTARGGMTSHAAVVARGWGKCCVSGCSDIRVNDSEKVLVIGDLVINEGDWISLNGSTGEVILGKQPLSPPALSGDLETFMSWADQIRRLKVMANADTPEDALTARNNGAQGIGLCRTEHMFFASDERIRAVRKMIMAVTVEQRKSALDLLLPYQRSDFEGIFRAMDGLPVTIRLLDPPLHEFLPEGDLEEIVKGLTAETGMSEDEVFSRIEKLSEVNPMLGFRGCRLGISYPELTEMQARAIFQAAISMSNQGIKVLPEIMVPLVGTPQELKHQVSSIRGVAEKVFSEMGSSISYKVGTMIEIPRAALVADEIAKEAEFFSFGTNDLTQMTFGYSRDDVGKFLPIYISKGILQNDPFEVLDQKGVGQLIKLATEKGRAARPSLKVGICGEHGGEPSSVAFFAEAGLDYVSCSPFRVPVARLAAAQVVV; this comes from the exons ATGGCAGGGCTGATTGGAGAGGAAATAATGTCTTCCTTAATGCATGGATCACTGCTGCAAACTATAGCAGATTGTGATCAAGGATTGTTGAGGAGGGGAAAGTACCATTTGGGTCATACCAATCTTCTCAAAGAAAAACATTCATCTTTGAGGGCAAACAGAGGTGGTAGGAGTAAAGGTATTTGCTGCCAAGATTTGCATATCAGTAGTCCAAAGCCAGAGAGACATGAGCCTTCCAACCGTCACGGTTCAAGAGCTGATGCAGTCCTCAGTCCTGTTATACCTACTACCAAAAAG AGAGTATTCACTTTTGGAAAAGGAAGGAGTGAGGGTAACAAGAGCATGAAGTCCTTG TTGGGAGGGAAGGGAGCAAACCTTGCTGAGATGGCAAGCATCGGGTTGTCCGTTCCGCCTGGACTCACCATCTCAACTGAAGCATGCCAAGAGTACCAGGAAAATGGAAATAGATTACCAGATGGCTTGTGGGAAGAGATACTGGAAGGATTGGAAAGTATTGAAAAGGACATGGGAGCTGTTCTTGGAGATCCTTCAAAGCCTCTCCTTCTCTCGGTTCGGTCTGGTGCTGCT ATCTCAATGCCTGGAATGATGGATACTGTCCTTAACCTTGGATTAAATGACGAAGTGGTTGCTGGATTAGCTGCCAAAAGTGGAGAGCGCTTTGCTTACGACTCTTATCGGCGCTTTCTAGACATGTTTGGAAACGTT GTGATGGGCATTTCACATTCTTTGTTTGAGGAAAAGCTGGAAAACTTGAAAATTGCAAAAGGAATTGAACTTGATACCGATCTAACCGCCTCTGATCTTAAGGAGCTTGTGGAACAGTACAAGGAGGTTTACATCGAAGCTACGGGCAAAACGTTTCCTTCAG ACCCAAAACAGCAGTTGCAGTTAGCTGTCAAAGCAGTTTTCAACTCTTGGGATAGCCCAAGGGCCAACAAATATCGAAGCATCAATCAAATTACTGGGTTGAAGGGAACTGCCGTGAACATTCAATCCATGGTGTTTGGAAACATGGGATATACTTCTGGAACTGGAGTATTGTTCACTAGAAATCCAAGTACTGGTGAAAAGAAGTTGTATGGAGAGTTCCTCATCAATGCTCAG GGTGAGGACGTAGTTGCTGGGATAAGGACACCTGAGGACTTGGACACCATGAAAGATCATATGCCTGAAGCTTACAAAGAGCTGGTTGAGAATTGTGAAATTTTAGAGAGACATTACAAAGACATGATG GATATTGAGTTCACAGTCCAAGAAAATAGGCTATGGATGTTGCAATGTCGTTCTGGAAAACGCACGGGTAAAGGTGCTGTGAAGATAGCTGTTGATTTGGTGAATGAAGGACTTGTTGACACTCGTACTGCCATTAAGATGGTTGAGCCACAACATCTCGACCAACTTCTTCATCCTCAG TTTGAAGATCCATCTGCTTATAAGGACCAAGTAGTTGCGACAGGCTTGCCTGCATCTCCCGGTGCAGCAGTGGGGCAGATAGTATTCAGTGCCGACGACGCTGAAGCCTGGCATGCTCAGGGAAAGAGTGCCATCTTG GTAAGGGCAGAGACCAGCCCAGAGGATGTTGGTGGTATGCATGCTGCTACTGGAATTTTGACAGCTAGAGGTGGAATGACTTCTCATGCTGCCGTGGTCGCTCGTGGATGGGGGAAATGCTGCGTTTCTGGTTGTTCAGATATCAGAGTAAACGACTCTGAGAAG GTTCTTGTCATTGGAGATTTGGTAATCAATGAAGGTGACTGGATATCCCTCAATGGCTCTACAGGTGAAGTGATATTGGGAAAGCAGCCACTCTCTCCTCCAGCTTTAAGTGGGGATTTGGAGACCTTTATGTCTTGGGCTGATCAAATAAGACGTCTTAAG GTTATGGCCAACGCTGACACTCCTGAAGATGCTCTTACAGCTCGTAACAATGGAGCCCAAGGAATCGGCTTATGCAGGACAGAGCATATG TTCTTTGCATCTGATGAGAGGATCAGAGCTGTAAGGAAGATGATAATGGCAGTTACGGTCGAACAAAGGAAGTCGGCTTTGGACTTGCTATTACCTTATCAAAGATCCGATTTTGAGGGAATTTTCCGAGCAATGGATG GTCTTCCAGTGACTATTAGACTGTTGGACCCTCCACTCCATGAATTCCTTCCAGAAGGGGACCTGGAAGAAATTGTCAAAGGACTAACTGCAGAGACTGGAATGAGTGAAGATGAAGTGTTTTCTAGAATCGAGAAGCTCTCGGAAGTTAACCCAATGCTCGGTTTTCGCGGTTGCAG GCTTGGGATTTCATACCCGGAGCTGACGGAAATGCAAGCTCGTGCTATCTTCCAGGCTGCTATCTCAATGAGCAATCAAGGAATTAAAGTTTTGCCTGAGATAATGGTTCCATTGGTTGGAACGCCACAA GAACTTAAACATCAAGTCAGCTCAATTCGCGGTGTTGCTGAGAAGGTGTTCTCAGAGATGGGTTCCTCCATAAGTTACAAAGTGGGAACCATGATTGAAATTCCTAGAGCTGCTTTGGTTGCAGATGAG ATTGCAAAGGAAGCAGAGTTCTTCTCATTCGGGACCAATGATCTTACACAAATGACTTTTGGATACAGTAGAGATGATGTTGGCAAGTTTCTTCCTATTTATATATCCAAAGGAATTCTGCAAAATGACCCTTTTGAG GTGCTTGACCAAAAAGGAGTTGGGCAACTGATCAAGCTAGCTACAGAAAAAGGGAGGGCAGCTAGGCCAAGTTTGAAG GTTGGCATTTGTGGAGAACATGGAGGAGAGCCTTCATCTGTTGCATTCTTTGCTGAGGCTGGACTTGACTATGTTTCTTGTTCTCCTTTCAG AGTTCCAGTAGCAAGATTGGCTGCAGCCCAAGTTGTTGTTTAA
- the LOC103483770 gene encoding pyruvate, phosphate dikinase, chloroplastic isoform X4 gives MSSLMHGSLLQTIADCDQGLLRRGKYHLGHTNLLKEKHSSLRANRGGRSKGICCQDLHISSPKPERHEPSNRHGSRADAVLSPVIPTTKKRVFTFGKGRSEGNKSMKSLLGGKGANLAEMASIGLSVPPGLTISTEACQEYQENGNRLPDGLWEEILEGLESIEKDMGAVLGDPSKPLLLSVRSGAAISMPGMMDTVLNLGLNDEVVAGLAAKSGERFAYDSYRRFLDMFGNVVMGISHSLFEEKLENLKIAKGIELDTDLTASDLKELVEQYKEVYIEATGKTFPSDPKQQLQLAVKAVFNSWDSPRANKYRSINQITGLKGTAVNIQSMVFGNMGYTSGTGVLFTRNPSTGEKKLYGEFLINAQGEDVVAGIRTPEDLDTMKDHMPEAYKELVENCEILERHYKDMMDIEFTVQENRLWMLQCRSGKRTGKGAVKIAVDLVNEGLVDTRTAIKMVEPQHLDQLLHPQFEDPSAYKDQVVATGLPASPGAAVGQIVFSADDAEAWHAQGKSAILVRAETSPEDVGGMHAATGILTARGGMTSHAAVVARGWGKCCVSGCSDIRVNDSEKVLVIGDLVINEGDWISLNGSTGEVILGKQPLSPPALSGDLETFMSWADQIRRLKVMANADTPEDALTARNNGAQGIGLCRTEHMFFASDERIRAVRKMIMAVTVEQRKSALDLLLPYQRSDFEGIFRAMDGLPVTIRLLDPPLHEFLPEGDLEEIVKGLTAETGMSEDEVFSRIEKLSEVNPMLGFRGCRLGISYPELTEMQARAIFQAAISMSNQGIKVLPEIMVPLVGTPQELKHQVSSIRGVAEKVFSEMGSSISYKVGTMIEIPRAALVADEIAKEAEFFSFGTNDLTQMTFGYSRDDVGKFLPIYISKGILQNDPFEVLDQKGVGQLIKLATEKGRAARPSLKVGICGEHGGEPSSVAFFAEAGLDYVSCSPFRVPVARLAAAQVVV, from the exons ATGTCTTCCTTAATGCATGGATCACTGCTGCAAACTATAGCAGATTGTGATCAAGGATTGTTGAGGAGGGGAAAGTACCATTTGGGTCATACCAATCTTCTCAAAGAAAAACATTCATCTTTGAGGGCAAACAGAGGTGGTAGGAGTAAAGGTATTTGCTGCCAAGATTTGCATATCAGTAGTCCAAAGCCAGAGAGACATGAGCCTTCCAACCGTCACGGTTCAAGAGCTGATGCAGTCCTCAGTCCTGTTATACCTACTACCAAAAAG AGAGTATTCACTTTTGGAAAAGGAAGGAGTGAGGGTAACAAGAGCATGAAGTCCTTG TTGGGAGGGAAGGGAGCAAACCTTGCTGAGATGGCAAGCATCGGGTTGTCCGTTCCGCCTGGACTCACCATCTCAACTGAAGCATGCCAAGAGTACCAGGAAAATGGAAATAGATTACCAGATGGCTTGTGGGAAGAGATACTGGAAGGATTGGAAAGTATTGAAAAGGACATGGGAGCTGTTCTTGGAGATCCTTCAAAGCCTCTCCTTCTCTCGGTTCGGTCTGGTGCTGCT ATCTCAATGCCTGGAATGATGGATACTGTCCTTAACCTTGGATTAAATGACGAAGTGGTTGCTGGATTAGCTGCCAAAAGTGGAGAGCGCTTTGCTTACGACTCTTATCGGCGCTTTCTAGACATGTTTGGAAACGTT GTGATGGGCATTTCACATTCTTTGTTTGAGGAAAAGCTGGAAAACTTGAAAATTGCAAAAGGAATTGAACTTGATACCGATCTAACCGCCTCTGATCTTAAGGAGCTTGTGGAACAGTACAAGGAGGTTTACATCGAAGCTACGGGCAAAACGTTTCCTTCAG ACCCAAAACAGCAGTTGCAGTTAGCTGTCAAAGCAGTTTTCAACTCTTGGGATAGCCCAAGGGCCAACAAATATCGAAGCATCAATCAAATTACTGGGTTGAAGGGAACTGCCGTGAACATTCAATCCATGGTGTTTGGAAACATGGGATATACTTCTGGAACTGGAGTATTGTTCACTAGAAATCCAAGTACTGGTGAAAAGAAGTTGTATGGAGAGTTCCTCATCAATGCTCAG GGTGAGGACGTAGTTGCTGGGATAAGGACACCTGAGGACTTGGACACCATGAAAGATCATATGCCTGAAGCTTACAAAGAGCTGGTTGAGAATTGTGAAATTTTAGAGAGACATTACAAAGACATGATG GATATTGAGTTCACAGTCCAAGAAAATAGGCTATGGATGTTGCAATGTCGTTCTGGAAAACGCACGGGTAAAGGTGCTGTGAAGATAGCTGTTGATTTGGTGAATGAAGGACTTGTTGACACTCGTACTGCCATTAAGATGGTTGAGCCACAACATCTCGACCAACTTCTTCATCCTCAG TTTGAAGATCCATCTGCTTATAAGGACCAAGTAGTTGCGACAGGCTTGCCTGCATCTCCCGGTGCAGCAGTGGGGCAGATAGTATTCAGTGCCGACGACGCTGAAGCCTGGCATGCTCAGGGAAAGAGTGCCATCTTG GTAAGGGCAGAGACCAGCCCAGAGGATGTTGGTGGTATGCATGCTGCTACTGGAATTTTGACAGCTAGAGGTGGAATGACTTCTCATGCTGCCGTGGTCGCTCGTGGATGGGGGAAATGCTGCGTTTCTGGTTGTTCAGATATCAGAGTAAACGACTCTGAGAAG GTTCTTGTCATTGGAGATTTGGTAATCAATGAAGGTGACTGGATATCCCTCAATGGCTCTACAGGTGAAGTGATATTGGGAAAGCAGCCACTCTCTCCTCCAGCTTTAAGTGGGGATTTGGAGACCTTTATGTCTTGGGCTGATCAAATAAGACGTCTTAAG GTTATGGCCAACGCTGACACTCCTGAAGATGCTCTTACAGCTCGTAACAATGGAGCCCAAGGAATCGGCTTATGCAGGACAGAGCATATG TTCTTTGCATCTGATGAGAGGATCAGAGCTGTAAGGAAGATGATAATGGCAGTTACGGTCGAACAAAGGAAGTCGGCTTTGGACTTGCTATTACCTTATCAAAGATCCGATTTTGAGGGAATTTTCCGAGCAATGGATG GTCTTCCAGTGACTATTAGACTGTTGGACCCTCCACTCCATGAATTCCTTCCAGAAGGGGACCTGGAAGAAATTGTCAAAGGACTAACTGCAGAGACTGGAATGAGTGAAGATGAAGTGTTTTCTAGAATCGAGAAGCTCTCGGAAGTTAACCCAATGCTCGGTTTTCGCGGTTGCAG GCTTGGGATTTCATACCCGGAGCTGACGGAAATGCAAGCTCGTGCTATCTTCCAGGCTGCTATCTCAATGAGCAATCAAGGAATTAAAGTTTTGCCTGAGATAATGGTTCCATTGGTTGGAACGCCACAA GAACTTAAACATCAAGTCAGCTCAATTCGCGGTGTTGCTGAGAAGGTGTTCTCAGAGATGGGTTCCTCCATAAGTTACAAAGTGGGAACCATGATTGAAATTCCTAGAGCTGCTTTGGTTGCAGATGAG ATTGCAAAGGAAGCAGAGTTCTTCTCATTCGGGACCAATGATCTTACACAAATGACTTTTGGATACAGTAGAGATGATGTTGGCAAGTTTCTTCCTATTTATATATCCAAAGGAATTCTGCAAAATGACCCTTTTGAG GTGCTTGACCAAAAAGGAGTTGGGCAACTGATCAAGCTAGCTACAGAAAAAGGGAGGGCAGCTAGGCCAAGTTTGAAG GTTGGCATTTGTGGAGAACATGGAGGAGAGCCTTCATCTGTTGCATTCTTTGCTGAGGCTGGACTTGACTATGTTTCTTGTTCTCCTTTCAG AGTTCCAGTAGCAAGATTGGCTGCAGCCCAAGTTGTTGTTTAA